A DNA window from Acetilactobacillus jinshanensis contains the following coding sequences:
- a CDS encoding DUF6681 family protein gives MFSFLNLLSQGLGYFGFINIGSRGNRVLNQIYTTAGILGDLYLFYAGSRFIINGFIIHGVLLVVASVALVYFLYINFYYYFLKREAPFDVSPVIEKKLGLKQFNEEATHSLTHLQNLHQRDDRDAVHEIRQSIPAHLITTQQTRRNLQALVQDLIKGDHLNTDYAGLSYHQIFKRLKQDHHRPVYAIGAGALVPFYQLRHIDNEWRVFAGNDKFHARYVGKIARIGLQPIQEVNQHAHSWVPVLTSVILVGGPYQMMGRSRVYQHHQPYRLQVNVRFERPQF, from the coding sequence GTGTTCAGTTTTCTAAATTTACTTAGTCAAGGATTAGGTTATTTCGGGTTCATTAACATTGGGAGCCGTGGTAATAGGGTTCTTAATCAAATCTATACGACCGCCGGAATCTTAGGTGATCTATACCTGTTTTATGCGGGAAGCCGCTTTATCATTAATGGCTTTATCATTCATGGTGTCTTACTGGTGGTAGCTTCCGTTGCGTTGGTCTATTTCTTGTACATCAATTTTTACTACTATTTCTTAAAACGCGAAGCACCATTTGATGTATCACCAGTTATCGAGAAGAAACTGGGCCTGAAGCAGTTTAATGAAGAAGCCACCCATTCATTAACGCATCTACAGAATTTGCATCAGCGGGATGATCGGGATGCGGTTCATGAGATTCGACAGTCGATCCCAGCTCACTTGATCACTACGCAACAGACCCGTCGGAACCTTCAAGCTTTAGTTCAGGATTTGATCAAGGGTGACCACTTAAATACTGATTATGCCGGCTTAAGTTATCACCAGATCTTTAAACGTTTGAAGCAGGATCATCACCGTCCGGTCTACGCCATTGGTGCGGGAGCCTTAGTCCCGTTTTACCAGCTTCGGCACATCGATAACGAATGGCGAGTATTTGCCGGTAATGACAAATTTCATGCCCGTTACGTTGGTAAGATTGCCCGGATTGGTCTTCAACCGATCCAAGAAGTTAACCAGCACGCTCATTCCTGGGTGCCAGTTTTAACTTCGGTCATCTTGGTTGGCGGTCCTTACCAGATGATGGGGCGCTCGCGAGTTTATCAGCATCACCAGCCATATCGTTTGCAGGTCAACGTTCGTTTTGAACGACCGCAATTTTAA
- a CDS encoding glutaredoxin family protein has protein sequence MTIISKKGFCPGCMMTQKVLDAKGVKYTIKHIDSEAERNHILDLGFRSYPIVEPNDKIDDETFCGFRPEKLKA, from the coding sequence ATGACAATTATTTCTAAAAAAGGTTTTTGCCCTGGCTGCATGATGACCCAAAAGGTCTTGGACGCTAAAGGTGTTAAATACACGATCAAACACATTGATTCCGAAGCGGAAAGAAATCATATCCTGGATTTAGGTTTCCGTAGCTACCCAATCGTAGAACCGAACGATAAGATCGATGATGAAACCTTCTGTGGATTTCGTCCAGAAAAGTTAAAAGCTTAA
- a CDS encoding histidine phosphatase family protein: MINIFFVRHGQTYLNMYYRIQGLCDAPLTPKGVLDAKKAGQRLSSIKFDAAYASDRPRAIHTAEYILARNPSPIKEPVIDKAFREENFGYFEGADGEHAWHMIGGPYGEDTYNKMINRWGMSKVLDMIHDADPFHDAESSAQVKKRFEAGLKRILSKAHDGDNILVAAHGTIIRWIAYYYGNHVDVSQSTANGSVTKMVVKDNHPEVVYFNKTDTKNL, encoded by the coding sequence TTGATCAATATCTTTTTTGTTCGACATGGCCAAACGTACTTAAACATGTACTACCGAATTCAAGGCCTATGCGACGCCCCACTTACACCCAAGGGTGTCTTGGACGCTAAGAAAGCCGGTCAGCGACTCAGTTCAATTAAATTCGACGCAGCATACGCTAGTGACCGGCCACGTGCTATTCACACCGCTGAATATATTTTAGCTAGAAATCCGTCACCAATTAAAGAACCCGTAATTGACAAAGCTTTCCGTGAAGAAAACTTCGGTTACTTCGAAGGTGCCGATGGCGAACACGCCTGGCACATGATCGGTGGTCCTTACGGTGAAGACACCTATAACAAGATGATTAACCGTTGGGGCATGAGTAAGGTCTTAGACATGATTCACGATGCCGACCCATTCCACGATGCTGAAAGCAGTGCGCAGGTTAAGAAACGGTTTGAAGCCGGTTTGAAGCGAATCTTAAGCAAGGCTCATGACGGTGACAACATTTTAGTTGCTGCCCACGGGACCATCATTCGCTGGATCGCTTATTATTACGGTAACCATGTTGACGTCTCCCAGTCGACTGCTAACGGCAGTGTTACTAAGATGGTCGTCAAGGATAACCATCCCGAAGTCGTTTACTTCAACAAAACTGACACCAAGAATTTATAA
- the hflX gene encoding GTPase HflX gives MDTKFTNQPTRVITIGLNLNDPHFDYSIKELNALAQANHMQVVTTVTQKLDHPFAGTYFGPGKIKSLKEIAEAQKAQYIIVNDELTPSQIRNLEKMTGKDIIDRTGLILEIFANQARTKEAKLQVKLARLEYQLPRLRTSASVRLDQQTGNGGGYTNRGSGETLLEMRRRTLGRQINNIRHHLKSVNKTKKVQSHQRKKMTIPTVALVGYTNAGKSTILNQLVKRWGTNESKRALVKNMLFATLSTEVRKLTLPNNRKFLLSDTVGFVSKLPHELISAFQSTLSEAANADLLIQVVDYSDPNRQLMMKTTMKTLKKMGIHGIPMITVFNKADKVGKHYPVQEGNSLIMSAQDPTNRSINALVKMIEQRIYRNYITVNLVIPYNQGQIISYLNTHADVLKAKYSAKGTQIKVNLPKPMLDRISQYQI, from the coding sequence ATCGATACTAAATTTACAAACCAGCCGACCAGAGTTATTACCATCGGTTTAAACCTGAATGATCCTCACTTTGATTACTCCATTAAGGAACTCAACGCCCTGGCCCAAGCTAATCATATGCAAGTCGTTACAACCGTTACCCAGAAGCTCGATCATCCGTTTGCCGGAACCTACTTCGGCCCTGGCAAAATCAAGAGTCTAAAGGAAATTGCTGAAGCTCAAAAAGCCCAGTACATCATCGTTAACGATGAATTAACGCCTAGTCAGATCCGAAATCTAGAAAAGATGACTGGTAAAGACATCATCGATCGAACAGGTTTGATTTTAGAAATTTTCGCTAACCAAGCTCGAACTAAGGAAGCTAAACTTCAAGTTAAATTGGCCCGATTAGAATATCAGTTACCACGACTACGAACCAGCGCCAGTGTCCGTTTGGATCAACAAACCGGTAACGGTGGTGGTTATACCAACCGTGGTTCTGGTGAAACGTTGCTTGAAATGAGACGCCGAACCTTAGGCCGTCAGATCAACAACATCCGTCATCACCTTAAATCAGTCAATAAGACGAAAAAGGTTCAGAGTCACCAACGGAAAAAGATGACCATCCCGACCGTTGCGTTGGTTGGTTACACCAACGCTGGTAAATCGACGATCTTGAACCAATTAGTTAAACGCTGGGGCACCAACGAAAGTAAACGGGCTTTGGTTAAGAATATGCTCTTCGCGACCTTAAGCACCGAAGTTCGTAAATTAACCCTACCTAACAACCGTAAATTCCTGCTTAGTGATACGGTCGGTTTCGTTAGTAAGTTACCTCATGAATTAATCAGTGCGTTCCAGTCAACCCTATCAGAAGCCGCTAACGCGGATCTGTTAATTCAGGTCGTTGACTACTCCGACCCAAACCGGCAATTAATGATGAAGACCACCATGAAGACCTTAAAGAAGATGGGTATTCATGGCATCCCAATGATCACGGTCTTCAATAAAGCCGATAAGGTTGGTAAACATTATCCGGTTCAGGAAGGAAACAGTTTGATCATGTCGGCTCAGGACCCAACTAACCGGTCCATCAATGCATTAGTCAAAATGATTGAACAACGGATTTACCGCAATTACATTACGGTTAATCTCGTAATCCCTTATAACCAAGGTCAGATCATCAGTTATTTGAATACCCACGCCGACGTTTTAAAAGCTAAATATTCTGCTAAAGGAACTCAAATAAAAGTAAATTTGCCAAAGCCCATGCTAGACCGGATCAGCCAATATCAGATTTAA
- a CDS encoding Xaa-Pro dipeptidyl-peptidase — protein sequence MKNHQFAIEPVKFSQMIHELKVIHFYNDQMSKLSPALLFKHLLFKAFVNDHSQALKNFRLHGLMATPDQAADNYLDSTQNLSTSAFYNVALQLWHFEVHLDFELDAPLKAMKKMRLPMVKVANPKAMTNKDVLHAWYLMLNTHTKLGQTYLDDLASDGYYKQFNDLPKPLFIDGKAQPVFNTNHLIHEVVYVESPLDTDKDGERDLLKTDIIRPSETNHGVKVPTLFTASPYNMGTNDADGDRMTHNVNKPLTRKQPNNYTYQDVESHADPTKNIPAPRAVKGHAKQPEQAFHHEWTYTMNDYFLARGFAVVYSAGVGTLGSQGLKTTGDKAETVSAESVVQWLAGNRTAFTNPSDHIAIDAWWSNHNVAMTGRSYLGTLATAVASTGVKGLKTCIIEAAISSWYDYYRENGLVCAAGGFQGEDADVLAEEVFSRKKSAGDYHRIKPLWKKQLAKITHDQHRDTGAYNKFWDARNYLKDLKNTKADLLFVHGLNDINVKPINVEHSWKALKDVPVTKKLILHQGQHIYINNFQSIDFTDMVNLWISNKLYGVDNSANQLIPPVTVQDNTKPETWNTYKDWCNSQHHITYHLNDQSLDPESCSQAPLSFKDYVDKKSFAKYCHYLPVWYHDLMSSKKSPLTGNKLIFKTAPFKHDLKVDGNVKVNLRVKSSQDIGLISAMLVDYGTAKRLTISPQVIGFQSIYQGYHWRKDDLREFKYQKHPTPFKKIVVSHINLQNRHNAYKVDDLKPNQYVDVSFELQPTFFHFLPKHQLGLIIFATDYARTLRGNQHISYTIDPKYSSLVVPVYKK from the coding sequence ATGAAAAATCATCAATTCGCGATCGAACCCGTTAAGTTTTCGCAAATGATCCATGAATTAAAAGTTATCCACTTTTATAACGATCAAATGAGCAAGTTATCCCCTGCTCTGCTCTTTAAACACTTACTTTTTAAGGCTTTCGTTAACGACCATAGTCAGGCTTTGAAAAACTTCCGACTTCACGGTTTAATGGCCACACCTGACCAAGCTGCCGATAATTATTTAGACAGCACCCAAAACTTATCCACAAGTGCTTTTTATAACGTTGCTTTACAGCTCTGGCACTTTGAAGTTCATCTGGACTTTGAACTTGACGCTCCATTAAAAGCAATGAAAAAGATGCGCTTGCCAATGGTCAAGGTTGCTAACCCTAAGGCAATGACCAACAAAGACGTCTTACATGCTTGGTACTTAATGTTAAATACTCACACCAAGCTTGGTCAGACCTACTTAGATGATCTAGCTAGTGACGGTTATTATAAACAATTTAATGACCTGCCAAAGCCACTCTTCATCGACGGGAAAGCCCAGCCGGTCTTTAATACTAATCATCTAATTCACGAAGTGGTCTACGTTGAATCCCCATTAGACACTGATAAAGACGGTGAACGGGATCTTTTAAAGACCGACATCATCAGACCGAGTGAAACTAATCACGGTGTCAAAGTCCCAACGTTATTCACAGCTAGTCCATATAACATGGGAACTAACGATGCTGACGGTGACCGAATGACACATAATGTCAACAAACCGTTAACTCGCAAGCAACCAAATAACTATACATATCAGGATGTTGAATCACATGCTGATCCAACCAAGAACATCCCCGCACCCCGTGCAGTTAAGGGTCATGCTAAACAACCTGAACAAGCTTTCCATCATGAATGGACATACACGATGAACGACTACTTCTTGGCCCGTGGCTTCGCAGTCGTTTACTCTGCCGGTGTCGGAACGTTAGGCTCACAAGGACTAAAGACAACCGGTGATAAAGCCGAAACGGTCAGTGCTGAATCAGTCGTTCAGTGGTTAGCTGGTAATCGCACCGCCTTCACCAATCCATCTGATCACATCGCAATCGATGCCTGGTGGTCTAATCATAACGTTGCTATGACCGGTCGTTCATACTTAGGAACCTTAGCGACCGCCGTTGCCAGTACCGGTGTTAAAGGTTTAAAGACTTGCATCATCGAAGCCGCCATCTCTAGCTGGTACGACTACTATCGTGAAAACGGCTTAGTTTGCGCTGCCGGTGGCTTCCAGGGTGAAGATGCCGATGTCTTAGCTGAAGAAGTCTTCAGCCGGAAAAAGAGTGCGGGTGATTATCATCGCATTAAACCGTTGTGGAAAAAGCAACTTGCTAAGATTACCCATGACCAGCATCGTGATACCGGTGCATACAATAAATTCTGGGACGCCCGTAACTATCTAAAGGATCTCAAGAACACTAAGGCTGACTTATTATTTGTCCACGGTTTAAACGACATCAACGTTAAGCCAATCAACGTTGAACACAGCTGGAAAGCCTTAAAAGATGTCCCCGTTACCAAGAAATTAATCCTGCATCAGGGTCAGCACATTTATATCAACAACTTCCAGTCAATCGACTTTACTGACATGGTCAACCTGTGGATAAGTAATAAATTATACGGTGTGGATAACTCCGCTAATCAATTAATTCCACCGGTTACCGTTCAAGATAACACCAAGCCAGAAACCTGGAATACTTACAAAGATTGGTGTAATAGTCAGCATCACATCACCTATCATTTAAATGATCAGTCATTAGATCCAGAAAGTTGTTCACAGGCTCCGCTATCATTTAAGGATTATGTGGATAAAAAATCGTTTGCTAAATATTGTCACTACTTACCAGTCTGGTATCACGATCTGATGAGCAGTAAAAAATCACCATTAACCGGTAATAAATTAATCTTCAAAACGGCACCGTTCAAGCATGACCTTAAGGTCGACGGTAACGTTAAAGTTAACTTACGTGTTAAGAGCAGTCAGGACATCGGATTAATCAGTGCCATGCTTGTGGATTACGGAACTGCTAAACGCTTAACGATTTCTCCACAAGTGATCGGCTTCCAGAGTATTTACCAGGGTTATCACTGGCGTAAAGATGATCTCCGTGAATTCAAATATCAGAAGCACCCAACCCCGTTCAAGAAGATCGTGGTATCACACATCAACCTACAGAACCGTCACAATGCCTACAAGGTTGATGATCTAAAGCCAAACCAGTACGTTGACGTTAGCTTTGAACTTCAGCCAACGTTCTTCCACTTCTTACCGAAGCATCAGTTAGGTCTAATCATCTTCGCGACTGACTATGCTCGCACGTTACGTGGTAACCAGCACATTAGTTACACGATCGATCCTAAGTACTCCAGCTTGGTCGTTCCGGTTTATAAAAAATAA